The following are encoded together in the Pelagicoccus enzymogenes genome:
- a CDS encoding glycoside hydrolase — MLKKLALLAAASAALSLACHASLSPFMAYHRGPERSNANNVVGTRFTAAADASITHLGFYDAHGDGLLSSHRVALFDLATGQASATATIPAGNETLYSYACRWVKLDTPVSIEAGKTYLIAAEVFAGGDPFLNSDPNALATVFAPYVSGDAIPAWGPLGSEISQPPNLLGSSHYHRSYLAGNFATTVETSAQTISVQPEQRYQTIESIGSSTGWNMEWLGKHWPESTREEIAKLLYSKDMDENGNPLGVGFSLIRFYIGAGTFEQGEASQIVDPNRRTEGYLNDDGTYDWSKQAGVQWFLRKAWDYGVEKKTAFSVSPPVQMTKNGLGHLSEGQTRVTNLKEDAYDEFANFLSTVMKHYQDEGLPFDYLSPLNEPNYNWNGNTQEGSYWSQENAARVTQELDLAFNRDGVSTQIILDEAPQYDYALTGSHGNPGNLPALFSPDSPSYVGNLSKVAPQFAAHSYWTYNNNQQLIELREAIREQTEALGLSFRQTEYSLLGIDKITEDTPDSYTDIALFHAKVLQADLVAANAVSWAFWSTVGPERYGHKNRFALIRIEPPEGELDLRIPGTYAAHKSLWTLGNFSRFVRPGYRRIELGNADDPSGLFGSAFLSPDERKLVVVMMNMSYQEKPTRIDLSDTAFAKAKVYLTDRERDLRFLGQVSATEQIALPPRSISTFVYDASPWAQWVETYLGDQAAENQSYDADPDRDQASNLFEYATGTHPLLPDNASRVYSVQRNPTWSLQLNPEASDLILEIFTSSDLENWSASGHRLYRGEQTWSIESDSLSIVEQITGENSDIVTLELNPDQQKFYRLSVSPVE; from the coding sequence ATGCTGAAAAAACTCGCGCTACTCGCCGCCGCGAGCGCCGCTCTTAGCCTAGCCTGCCACGCATCGCTTTCCCCTTTCATGGCCTACCACCGAGGTCCCGAACGCTCGAACGCCAACAACGTCGTCGGCACCCGCTTCACTGCCGCAGCCGACGCGTCCATCACCCACCTCGGCTTCTATGACGCGCACGGCGACGGACTTCTCAGCTCCCACCGAGTCGCCCTCTTCGATCTTGCCACCGGCCAAGCGTCCGCCACCGCAACCATTCCTGCGGGCAATGAGACACTCTATTCCTATGCCTGCCGTTGGGTAAAATTGGATACGCCGGTCTCTATTGAGGCCGGCAAAACCTACCTCATTGCCGCCGAGGTGTTCGCCGGAGGCGACCCTTTTTTAAATAGCGATCCCAACGCCCTCGCCACAGTTTTTGCTCCCTACGTTTCGGGCGATGCGATTCCCGCTTGGGGCCCGCTAGGTTCCGAAATTTCCCAACCGCCCAATCTCCTTGGCTCCAGCCACTACCATCGCTCCTACCTCGCCGGAAACTTTGCCACCACGGTCGAAACCTCCGCTCAGACCATCAGCGTTCAACCAGAGCAACGCTACCAAACCATCGAGAGCATCGGGTCTTCCACCGGCTGGAATATGGAATGGTTGGGAAAGCACTGGCCCGAATCCACCCGAGAAGAAATCGCAAAACTTCTGTATTCAAAAGATATGGATGAAAATGGAAACCCGCTCGGTGTTGGATTTTCCCTCATCCGTTTCTACATCGGAGCTGGCACTTTCGAGCAGGGCGAAGCGTCCCAAATCGTCGATCCCAACCGCCGCACCGAAGGCTACCTCAACGACGACGGCACCTACGATTGGTCTAAGCAAGCAGGCGTGCAATGGTTCCTCCGCAAAGCCTGGGACTATGGCGTCGAGAAGAAAACCGCCTTTTCCGTCAGCCCTCCCGTGCAGATGACGAAAAACGGTCTCGGCCACCTCAGCGAAGGTCAGACCCGTGTCACCAACCTGAAAGAGGACGCCTACGACGAATTCGCCAATTTCCTCTCCACCGTCATGAAACACTACCAGGACGAAGGGCTTCCCTTCGACTACCTCAGTCCCCTCAACGAACCCAACTACAACTGGAACGGCAATACCCAGGAAGGATCCTACTGGTCGCAGGAGAACGCGGCTCGCGTCACCCAGGAGCTCGACCTTGCTTTCAATCGCGACGGCGTATCCACCCAGATCATACTGGATGAGGCTCCCCAGTACGACTATGCCCTCACCGGCAGCCACGGAAACCCGGGCAACCTCCCCGCCCTCTTCTCCCCAGATAGTCCCAGCTACGTGGGCAACCTTTCGAAGGTCGCGCCCCAATTCGCTGCCCACTCCTATTGGACCTACAACAACAACCAACAACTCATCGAACTGCGGGAAGCGATTCGCGAGCAAACCGAAGCCCTTGGTCTTTCCTTCCGCCAAACCGAGTACAGCCTGCTGGGAATCGACAAGATCACGGAAGACACCCCCGACAGCTACACCGATATCGCCCTATTTCACGCCAAGGTCCTGCAAGCCGACCTCGTCGCTGCCAACGCCGTATCCTGGGCGTTCTGGTCCACCGTGGGCCCGGAGCGCTACGGACACAAAAACCGCTTCGCCCTGATTCGCATCGAACCGCCGGAAGGGGAACTGGACCTACGAATTCCGGGCACTTATGCCGCTCACAAGTCGCTCTGGACCCTCGGAAACTTCAGCCGCTTCGTGCGTCCTGGCTACCGGCGCATCGAGCTGGGAAATGCGGACGACCCATCCGGTCTATTCGGATCCGCTTTCCTCTCCCCCGACGAGCGAAAGCTCGTTGTCGTCATGATGAACATGTCCTACCAGGAAAAGCCCACACGTATAGACCTTTCGGATACGGCTTTCGCAAAGGCAAAAGTCTACCTTACCGACCGCGAACGCGACCTCCGTTTCCTAGGCCAAGTTTCAGCCACAGAACAGATCGCCCTGCCGCCTCGCTCCATCTCTACCTTCGTCTACGACGCCAGCCCTTGGGCTCAGTGGGTGGAAACTTATCTCGGCGACCAAGCTGCAGAAAATCAAAGCTACGACGCCGACCCCGATCGCGACCAAGCGTCCAACCTTTTTGAATACGCCACCGGCACCCACCCGCTTTTACCCGACAACGCTTCTCGGGTCTACAGCGTCCAACGAAATCCCACCTGGTCCCTCCAACTCAATCCGGAAGCCTCGGACTTGATACTCGAGATTTTCACTTCCAGCGATCTGGAGAACTGGTCGGCGAGCGGCCATCGCCTCTATCGCGGAGAACAAACGTGGAGCATCGAAAGCGACAGCCTCTCAATCGTGGAGCAAATAACTGGCGAGAACTCCGATATCGTCACCCTCGAACTAAATCCCGACCAACAAAAATTTTACCGCCTCAGCGTATCGCCCGTCGAATAG
- a CDS encoding sulfatase, which produces MSKRRSLITLAAILATSILNSATHAEQKRPNVVLIVADDLGWKDLSVQGSTFYESPNLDRLANSGARFTNGYASCQVCSPSRASLMTGQSPVRLGITDWIGAPEEDEWKRNTAMLPPTYKHELPHERTTIAEAMKEAGYATFFAGKWHLGDRESDWPEHHGFDINKGGFDRGGPPGGYFSPYQNPRLEDGPDGEYLPLRLGRETAQFIEENADQPFFATLCFYSVHGPAQTTEALWSKYRDKAEKQPQPTHRMGVEARNPIRIVQDNPIYGGMIEAMDQAVGIVMEALEKNGLSENTIVVFTSDNGGVASGDHWATSALPLRGGKGYQWEGGIRVPYFISWPGNIPAGSVSDLPAIGMDVYPTILDLAGLPARPEEHRDGISLAPALKGEKTPARPLYWHYPHYGNQGGDPVSIIREGQWKLLFFHETDNSQLYRLDEDPGERSDLSAMYPEHAQQLERKLLAWLDEMKAKMPFPNKNFDEERFQQAQKRIPGPAKERQEKAAAQILDENWKPNPSWWGSQP; this is translated from the coding sequence ATGTCTAAAAGAAGATCACTCATCACCTTGGCCGCAATCCTCGCCACCAGTATTCTAAATTCCGCTACGCATGCAGAGCAAAAGCGTCCAAACGTTGTTCTCATCGTCGCCGACGACCTTGGCTGGAAGGACCTGTCCGTTCAGGGCAGCACTTTTTACGAGTCCCCGAATCTCGACCGCTTGGCCAACTCGGGAGCGCGCTTCACCAACGGCTACGCCTCCTGCCAAGTCTGCAGCCCATCGCGGGCCAGCCTGATGACCGGCCAGTCACCTGTCCGGCTCGGCATCACCGACTGGATCGGCGCCCCGGAGGAAGATGAGTGGAAACGCAATACCGCCATGCTCCCGCCTACCTACAAGCACGAACTCCCGCACGAGCGCACCACCATCGCCGAGGCCATGAAGGAAGCGGGCTATGCCACCTTCTTCGCAGGCAAATGGCATCTCGGCGACCGCGAAAGCGATTGGCCGGAACACCACGGTTTCGACATCAACAAAGGCGGCTTTGACCGCGGAGGTCCTCCGGGCGGCTACTTCTCGCCTTACCAAAATCCGCGTCTCGAAGACGGCCCGGACGGCGAATACCTGCCGCTGCGCCTCGGCCGCGAAACCGCTCAGTTCATCGAGGAAAACGCGGACCAGCCCTTTTTTGCCACCCTCTGCTTCTACTCCGTGCACGGCCCCGCCCAAACCACGGAAGCGCTCTGGAGCAAGTACCGCGACAAGGCCGAAAAGCAGCCCCAGCCGACCCACCGCATGGGAGTCGAAGCCCGCAATCCCATCCGCATCGTACAAGACAACCCAATCTACGGCGGCATGATCGAAGCCATGGACCAAGCCGTCGGCATCGTCATGGAAGCCCTCGAGAAAAATGGTCTATCCGAAAACACCATCGTTGTCTTCACATCCGACAATGGCGGCGTCGCCTCCGGAGACCACTGGGCCACCAGCGCCCTGCCGCTGCGCGGCGGAAAAGGCTACCAGTGGGAGGGCGGCATACGCGTCCCCTATTTCATCTCCTGGCCCGGCAACATACCTGCCGGATCCGTGAGCGACCTGCCGGCCATCGGCATGGACGTCTATCCTACCATTCTCGATTTGGCAGGCCTCCCGGCTCGCCCCGAGGAACACCGCGACGGCATCAGTTTGGCCCCTGCCTTGAAAGGCGAAAAAACTCCCGCACGCCCACTCTACTGGCACTACCCGCACTACGGCAACCAAGGCGGCGACCCGGTTTCCATCATCCGCGAGGGACAATGGAAACTCCTCTTCTTCCACGAAACCGACAACTCGCAGCTCTACCGCCTCGACGAGGATCCAGGCGAACGCTCCGACCTCTCCGCCATGTATCCAGAACACGCCCAGCAGCTGGAGCGAAAGCTGCTCGCATGGCTGGACGAGATGAAAGCCAAGATGCCTTTCCCCAACAAAAACTTCGACGAAGAACGTTTCCAGCAGGCTCAAAAGCGTATCCCTGGCCCCGCTAAAGAACGGCAAGAGAAGGCCGCTGCCCAAATTCTAGACGAGAACTGGAAGCCCAACCCCAGTTGGTGGGGAAGCCAACCCTAG
- a CDS encoding DUF5107 domain-containing protein: MSTFKSVEIWEETVSLPTYGIGKPNRNPMFLEKRVYQGSSGAVYPHPVIEKIFDEKQDKDYQAVYLENEYIKVMLLPELGGRVHSAYDKTNDYHFVYQNDVIKPALVGLTGPWISGGIEFNWPQHHRPSTFDPTDHRLEKHDDGSATVWIGEIERMFRTKALVGFRLYPGKSYLELDVRLYNRTSEPQTFLWWANPAVAVNDDYQSVFPPDVHAVMDHGKRAVSDFPIATGEYYKMDYSPGTDISRYKNIPVPTSYMAYHSDFDFVGCYDHGPQAGMLHVANHHVVPGKKQWTWGNGDFGRVWDRQLTDENGPYIELMCGAYTDNQPDFTWLMPGEEKRFTQIFMPYKGIGPASNADKSGALSLDRNGNSARIGVYLTSKDKVTVTLTAKGDQIWQKELELDPTSPFVETLAVNEALADQDFTLTVRSAKRKLSFTPLSDEKPDVPAPATPAKAPQDIESNEELFLNGLHLEQYRHATYRPEPYYEEALRRDPGDSRCNNAMGLLLLRSGKPEAAEPYFRKAVERQTLRNPNPYDGEAYYNLGLALKRQGKLQAAFDALHKAVWNDAWQCAGYFELARLSCLDGDFEQALEQVDRSLSRNIHHHKARHLKIAVLRQLDREQEAKAEIEVALSHDAIEFGALREKLLLTGESEFTSLIRGYVHNYIEIALDYAEAGFFEEAVTLLSEAPQDYPMVNYYAGWIELKRGKQKAASEAFEKASIASPDYCFPNRFESVAALSAAIECDAEDAKAPYYLGNFWYSRRQYDDAISSWERSVELDPNFAIPWRNLGLAYMNKRQHSEAALQGLETAFNLASDDARIFFELDQLRKKTGFSLEERLAAMEAKRELVLERDDQTVELVSLYNIQGRYSDALEILESRNFHPWEGGEGKVAYQFTASLIGLAKQALQEGKFADALAHLEKTRSYPDNLGEGKLHGAQENDVLYFMGCAYEGLGETEKAQTCFKTASTGLSEPTSAMYYNDQPPESIYFQGLANEKLGQHEKAQTIFERLVSYAEEHIDDDVKMDYFAVSLPDFLVFDEDLNEQNRIHCLFISALGYTGLGETEKAAAAFEKLLEAAPFHRGAILQQFLPNASTVTP; the protein is encoded by the coding sequence ATGAGCACTTTCAAATCAGTCGAAATCTGGGAGGAAACCGTATCCCTCCCGACTTACGGAATCGGAAAGCCCAACCGCAATCCGATGTTTCTCGAGAAGCGCGTCTACCAAGGCAGCTCCGGCGCCGTCTACCCGCATCCGGTCATCGAGAAGATTTTCGACGAGAAGCAGGACAAGGACTACCAAGCCGTGTACCTAGAGAACGAATACATCAAGGTCATGCTGCTTCCTGAATTGGGTGGCCGCGTCCACTCTGCTTACGACAAGACCAACGACTATCACTTCGTCTACCAAAACGACGTCATCAAGCCCGCTCTCGTCGGACTCACCGGTCCCTGGATCTCCGGCGGCATCGAGTTCAACTGGCCGCAACACCACCGCCCCAGCACCTTCGACCCGACCGACCATCGCCTCGAAAAGCACGACGACGGATCCGCAACGGTCTGGATAGGCGAAATCGAACGTATGTTCCGCACAAAGGCCCTCGTCGGCTTCCGCCTGTATCCAGGAAAGTCCTACCTCGAACTGGACGTCCGCCTCTACAACCGCACCAGCGAACCGCAGACTTTCCTCTGGTGGGCCAACCCAGCCGTCGCCGTCAACGACGACTACCAATCCGTATTCCCGCCCGACGTCCACGCGGTCATGGACCACGGCAAACGAGCCGTATCCGATTTCCCGATCGCTACCGGCGAGTACTACAAGATGGACTACTCTCCCGGCACCGACATTTCCCGCTACAAGAACATCCCAGTGCCGACCTCCTACATGGCCTACCACTCGGACTTCGACTTCGTGGGCTGCTACGACCATGGTCCGCAAGCGGGCATGCTGCACGTCGCCAACCACCACGTCGTTCCGGGCAAGAAGCAATGGACCTGGGGCAACGGCGACTTCGGTCGCGTGTGGGATCGCCAGCTCACAGACGAAAACGGCCCCTACATCGAGCTCATGTGCGGCGCCTACACCGACAACCAGCCTGATTTCACTTGGCTCATGCCGGGCGAAGAAAAGCGCTTCACCCAGATCTTCATGCCCTACAAGGGCATCGGACCGGCCAGCAACGCCGACAAGAGCGGCGCGCTCAGCCTCGACCGTAACGGCAACTCCGCCAGAATCGGCGTGTATCTAACTTCTAAGGACAAGGTCACCGTCACGCTCACCGCTAAGGGCGACCAGATTTGGCAGAAGGAACTGGAACTTGATCCTACCTCCCCGTTCGTCGAAACCCTTGCCGTCAACGAAGCGCTCGCCGACCAAGATTTCACCCTCACCGTTCGCTCAGCCAAGCGGAAGCTCAGCTTCACTCCGCTGTCCGACGAAAAGCCGGACGTGCCCGCTCCCGCCACGCCCGCCAAGGCGCCGCAGGACATCGAATCCAACGAGGAGCTTTTCCTCAACGGCCTGCACCTCGAGCAATACCGTCACGCCACCTACCGTCCCGAGCCCTACTACGAGGAAGCCCTTCGTCGCGATCCAGGCGACAGCCGCTGCAACAACGCTATGGGACTCCTGCTCCTGCGCTCCGGAAAGCCGGAAGCCGCAGAACCCTATTTCCGCAAAGCCGTGGAGCGCCAAACCTTGCGCAACCCGAACCCTTACGACGGCGAAGCCTACTACAACCTCGGCCTCGCCCTGAAGCGCCAAGGCAAGCTGCAAGCTGCCTTCGACGCCTTGCACAAGGCGGTTTGGAACGATGCCTGGCAGTGCGCCGGATACTTCGAGCTAGCCCGTTTGTCCTGTCTCGACGGCGACTTCGAACAAGCCCTCGAGCAAGTTGACCGCTCCCTCAGCCGCAACATCCACCACCACAAGGCCCGTCACCTAAAAATCGCGGTCTTGCGTCAGCTGGATCGCGAGCAGGAAGCTAAAGCCGAAATCGAAGTGGCCCTTTCCCACGACGCCATCGAGTTCGGTGCCCTGCGCGAAAAGCTTCTGCTCACCGGCGAAAGCGAATTCACGTCGCTGATTCGTGGATACGTACACAACTACATTGAAATCGCCCTCGACTACGCGGAAGCCGGCTTCTTCGAGGAAGCCGTTACCTTGCTCTCAGAAGCGCCGCAGGACTACCCGATGGTCAACTACTACGCCGGTTGGATCGAGCTCAAGCGCGGCAAGCAAAAGGCAGCGAGCGAAGCCTTCGAAAAAGCCTCTATTGCCTCGCCCGACTACTGTTTCCCGAATCGCTTTGAATCTGTGGCAGCCCTCAGTGCCGCCATCGAATGCGACGCGGAGGACGCTAAAGCCCCCTACTACCTCGGAAATTTCTGGTATTCACGCCGCCAGTACGACGACGCTATCTCCAGCTGGGAACGCTCCGTCGAACTCGACCCGAATTTTGCTATCCCATGGCGCAACCTTGGGCTCGCCTACATGAACAAACGCCAACATTCCGAAGCTGCCCTGCAAGGATTGGAGACCGCGTTCAACCTGGCCTCCGACGATGCTCGCATTTTCTTCGAGCTCGACCAGCTCCGCAAGAAAACGGGCTTCTCCCTCGAGGAACGCCTCGCCGCCATGGAAGCGAAACGCGAGCTCGTGCTCGAGCGCGACGACCAAACCGTTGAACTTGTATCGCTCTACAACATACAAGGCCGCTACAGCGACGCCCTGGAAATCCTCGAGTCTCGAAACTTCCATCCGTGGGAAGGCGGAGAAGGCAAGGTCGCCTACCAGTTCACCGCCAGCTTGATCGGCCTCGCCAAGCAAGCCTTGCAAGAAGGCAAGTTCGCCGACGCGCTCGCCCACTTGGAAAAGACGCGAAGCTATCCAGACAACTTGGGCGAAGGCAAGCTGCACGGGGCTCAGGAAAACGACGTCCTCTACTTCATGGGCTGCGCCTACGAAGGCCTAGGCGAAACGGAAAAGGCGCAAACCTGCTTCAAGACCGCCTCGACCGGCCTATCGGAGCCAACCTCCGCCATGTACTACAACGACCAGCCGCCGGAAAGCATCTACTTCCAAGGGCTCGCCAACGAAAAGCTCGGGCAACACGAAAAAGCGCAAACCATCTTCGAGCGCTTGGTCAGCTACGCCGAGGAGCATATCGACGACGACGTTAAGATGGACTACTTTGCCGTTTCCCTTCCCGACTTCCTCGTGTTCGATGAAGACTTGAACGAGCAAAACCGCATCCACTGCCTCTTCATCTCCGCTCTCGGTTACACCGGTCTGGGCGAAACGGAAAAAGCGGCGGCCGCTTTCGAAAAACTCCTCGAAGCCGCCCCCTTCCACCGTGGAGCGATCCTGCAGCAGTTCCTACCCAACGCATCAACTGTCACCCCTTAA
- a CDS encoding sugar porter family MFS transporter, translating into MQTNHSFNGKYIFCISLVAAMGGLLFGYDWVVIGGARAFYEPYFGLTGEANAWMAGWAAGSALLGCLAGAILSGAITDRIGRKRILILAAVMFTASAIWTALAGSLTGFVIARILGGIGIGLASNVSPMYIAEVSPSSMRGKFVSINQLTIVIGVLAAQLVNLGIYNYAPIDTDATAELILDSWNGQQGWRWMFAAEALPAAAFLVLAFFIPESPRWLIKQKRGAEAASILEKIGGKAYSDFEVDDIGKTLSKDTEGFRFSDLLQKKLFGVVLLGVFIAMFQQWCGINTIFYYASEVFASAGYDLSDQMTNIVWTGGVNLVFTFVAISVVDKLGRRPLMLIGAGGLAVIYAIMGALYLFEVQGVFVLVIVLAAIACYAMTLAPITWVLLSEIFPNRVRGAAMAICVSSLWIANFLLVQTFPPINAALGASGTFWLYGIICAVGFFVFALKVPETKGKSLEDIERELT; encoded by the coding sequence GTGCAAACAAACCACTCCTTCAACGGTAAATACATCTTCTGCATCTCGCTCGTAGCCGCCATGGGCGGACTGCTCTTCGGCTACGACTGGGTCGTCATCGGCGGGGCCCGCGCCTTCTACGAACCTTACTTCGGGCTCACTGGCGAGGCCAACGCTTGGATGGCGGGTTGGGCCGCAGGTTCCGCCCTGCTAGGCTGCTTGGCAGGCGCCATACTCTCAGGTGCGATCACCGACCGAATCGGCCGTAAACGTATCCTAATCCTGGCCGCCGTCATGTTCACCGCATCGGCAATCTGGACCGCCTTGGCCGGCTCTCTAACTGGATTCGTCATCGCCCGCATCCTTGGCGGTATCGGCATCGGCCTCGCTTCCAACGTGTCGCCGATGTATATCGCAGAAGTCTCGCCCTCCAGCATGCGCGGCAAATTCGTATCCATTAACCAACTCACCATCGTCATCGGCGTACTGGCTGCCCAGCTGGTTAACCTGGGTATCTACAACTACGCTCCCATCGATACCGACGCCACCGCGGAGCTCATTCTCGACTCTTGGAACGGGCAACAGGGGTGGCGTTGGATGTTCGCTGCCGAAGCACTGCCCGCTGCCGCCTTCCTTGTATTGGCCTTCTTCATACCGGAATCGCCTCGCTGGTTGATCAAGCAAAAGCGAGGCGCCGAAGCGGCCTCCATTCTGGAAAAAATTGGTGGCAAGGCATACTCGGACTTCGAAGTCGACGACATCGGCAAAACCCTGTCCAAAGACACCGAAGGCTTCCGCTTCAGCGACCTGCTGCAAAAGAAGCTCTTCGGAGTGGTCCTCCTCGGCGTCTTCATCGCCATGTTCCAACAGTGGTGCGGCATCAACACCATCTTCTACTACGCCAGCGAAGTCTTCGCTTCCGCCGGTTACGACCTAAGTGACCAAATGACCAACATCGTTTGGACCGGTGGCGTCAACCTGGTCTTCACCTTCGTCGCCATTTCCGTAGTCGATAAGCTAGGACGCCGCCCGCTCATGCTCATCGGCGCCGGAGGCCTTGCCGTAATCTACGCCATCATGGGAGCCCTCTACCTCTTCGAAGTGCAAGGCGTATTCGTACTCGTCATCGTGCTTGCCGCCATCGCTTGCTACGCCATGACTCTGGCCCCTATCACTTGGGTACTCCTTTCCGAGATCTTTCCCAATCGCGTCCGCGGTGCCGCCATGGCTATATGCGTATCCAGTCTCTGGATCGCCAACTTCCTGCTCGTGCAAACTTTCCCGCCCATCAACGCAGCCCTCGGCGCCTCCGGCACCTTCTGGCTCTACGGAATTATCTGCGCCGTCGGATTCTTCGTATTCGCTTTGAAAGTACCGGAAACCAAAGGCAAGTCCCTCGAAGACATCGAACGCGAACTCACCTAG